One Corvus moneduloides isolate bCorMon1 chromosome 24, bCorMon1.pri, whole genome shotgun sequence DNA segment encodes these proteins:
- the KIAA1324 gene encoding UPF0577 protein KIAA1324 homolog isoform X1, whose amino-acid sequence MAGIGARWMPLVLCLAVTVSPARTGEQLHVCKESEYHYEYTACDSSGSRWRVAVPHTPGLCTGLPDPVRGTACSFSCKAGEFLEMQAQMCRPCAAGTYSLGTGVRFDEWDEVPHGFANVATNLEVDDGFGDAAGNCTASTWVPLGDYVASNTDECTATLMYAVSLKQSGTVTFEYIYPDSSIVFEFFVQNDQCQPTVEESRWMRTTEKGWEFHSVELSRGNNVLYWRTTAFSVWSKVPKPVLVRNIGITGVAFTSECFPCKPGTFAPTAGSTACQPCPADTFSGKGATACQPCDPDTYAEPGSGSCKPRPPCTDKDFFYTHTACDAGGETQLMYKWAEPKICSEELPQAARLPPSGVKTRCPPCNPGFAKGNGSTCQPCPYGSYSNGSACLSCPAGTEPALGLEYKWWNVLPPNMETTVLSGINFEYKGIAGWEVAGDYIYTAAGASDSDFMILTLVVPGFSPPSPVLEDTESREVGRITFVFETLCSVGCELYFMVGVNSRTNTPVETWTGSTGKQSYTYVVEKNATMSFTWAFQRTPYHEAGRRFTSDVAKLYSVNVTNVQGGVASFCRPCAPQPAGSCTPCSPGSAVDPGSGTCQPCPPGTYLRGHPSDGTPTCQPCGPGTHSNQLRSLCYNNCSLALALPGRMLHFEFPALGMGAGVGTGPSFTPKGLRYSHHFRLSPCGHQGRKMASCADNVTAGRGDAARVVTSYVCQSILVPPDITGARTAVSSQPVSLGDRLLGVTTSSVLDGIVSPPELFPPSHPDLPDIIFFFRSNDMTQPCSGGRATTIRLRCDPLRLGTGTLAVPSKCPEGTCDGCTFHFLWVTAEGCPRCSSFHHRPIVGACIGGVQKTTYVWREPRLCHGGDALPPQVIQACRSVDFWLKLGISTGTCMAVLLAALAAYFWKKTQKLEYKYSKLVMNAAARESEATSPDSCAIMEGEDAEDELLFATEMSLFGKLKALTAKFPHHRRAPGLSFPTPQRMPDGFDSVPLKTSSSSTDREL is encoded by the exons ATGGCCGGTATCGGAGCCCGGTGGATGCCGCTGGTGCTGTGTTTGGCTGTCACCGTGTCACCGGCACGCACCGGGGAGCAGCTACACGTCTGCAAGGAG TCCGAGTACCACTACGAGTACACAGCATGTGACAGCTCAGGCTCGCGCTGGAGGGTGGCTGTGCCACACACGCCTGGACTCTGCACCGGCCTGCCCGACCCCGTCAGGGGCACTGCGTGCT CATTCTCCTGCAAGGCGGGTGAGTTCCTGGAGATGCAGGCACAGATGTGCCGGCCCTGCGCTGCGGGCACCTACTCACTGGGCACTGGCGTCCGCTTCGATGAGTGGGACGAGGTGCCCCATGGCTTCGCCAACGTGGCCACCAACCTGGAGGTGGATGACGGCTTTGGCGATGCGGCAGGGAACTGCACAGC GTCAACATGGGTGCCACTGGGGGACTACGTGGCCTCCAACACGGATGAATGCACGGCCACCCTCATGTATGCTGTGAGCCTCAAGCAGTCGGGGACTGTCACCTTCGAGTACATCTACCCGGACAGCAGCATCGTCTTCGAGTTCTTC GTGCAGAATGACCAGTGCCAGCCCACGGTGGAGGAGTCCCGCTGGATGCGGACGACAGAGAAAGGCTGGGAATTCCACAGC GTGGAGCTGAGTCGCGGGAACAACGTGCTGTACTGGCGGACCACCGCCTTCTCCGTCTGGTCCAAGGTGCCTAAACCGGTGCTGGTGAGGAACATCGGCATTACAG gggtGGCCTTCACCTCCGAGTGCTTCCCCTGCAAACCCGGCACCTTCGCCCCCACCGCCGGCTCAACCgcctgccagccctgtcccGCCGACACCTTCTCTGGCAAAGGGGCCACCGCCTGCCAGCCCTGTGACCCCGATACCTACGCCG AGCCCGGCTCGGGGTCCTGCAAGCCCCGCCCCCCCTGCACGGACAAGGATTTCTTCTACACCCACACGGCCTGTGACGCCGGCGGGGAG ACCCAGCTGATGTACAAGTGGGCAGAGCCGAAGATCTGCAGTGAGGAGCTGCCGCAGGCGGCCCGGCTGCCACCCTCGGGAGTCAAGACCCGGTGCCCACCCTGCAACCCTGGCTTTGCCAAAGGCAATGGCAGCacctgccagccctgtccctaTGGCTCCTACTCCAACGGCTCCG cctgcctCAGCTGCCCAGCGGGCACTGAGCCGGCGCTGGGCTTGGAGTACAAGTGGTGGAACGTGCTGCCCCCCAACATGGAGACCACTGTGCTCAGCGGCATCAACTTCGAGTACAAGGGCATCGCAG gctgggaggTAGCCGGGGACTACATTTACACGGCAGCTGGAGCGTCTGACAGCGACTTCATGATCCTCACGCTGGTGGTCCCTGGCTTCAG CCCTCCGAGCCCAGTGCTGGAGgacacagagagcagggaggtgggCAGGATCACCTTCGTCTTTGAGACGCTGTGCAGCGTTGGCTGTGAACTCTACTTTATGGTG GGTGTCAACTCCCGCACCAACACTCCGGTGGAGACGTGGACAGGCTCCACAGGGAAACAATCCTACACCTACGTGGTGGAGAAGAACGCGACCATGAGCTTCACCTGGGCCTTCCAGCGCACCCCCTACCATGAAGCG GGCCGGCGGTTCACCAGTGATGTGGCCAAGCTGTACAGTGTCAACGTCACCAACGTGCAGGGGGGGGTGGCCTCCTTCTGCcgcccctgtgccccccagcccgCTGGGTCCTGCACCCCATGTtcccctggcagtgctgtggacCCCGGCTCAGgcacctgccagccctgcccgccTGGCACCTACCTGCGGGGTCACCCCTCCGACGGGACACccacctgccagccctgcggccctGGCACACACAGCAATCAG ctgcGGTCGCTATGCTACAACAactgcagcctggcactggcGCTGCCAGGCCGGATGCTGCACTTTGAGTTCCCGGCTCTGGGCAtgggtgctggggtgggcaCCGGGCCCAGCTTCACCCCCAAGGGGCTGCGCTACAGCCACCACTTCCGCCTCAGCCCCTGCGGGCACCAG GGCAGGAAGATGGCCTCGTGTGCTGACAATGTGACGGCAGGTCGGGGGGACGCTGCCCGTGTGGTCACCTCTTACGTGTGCCAGAGCATTCTGGTGCCCCCTGACATCACCGGTGCCCGCACAGCTGTGTCTTCTCAGCCTGTCAGCCTGGGCGACCGCCTGCTGG GTGTCACCACCAGCTCCGTGCTGGACGGCATTGTGTCTCCCCCAGAGCTCTTCCCCCCCAGCCACCCTGACCTGCCTGACATCATCTTCTTCTTCAG GTCCAACGACATgacacagccctgcagtggTGGCCGGGCCACCACCATCCGCCTGCGCTGTGACCCCCTGCGCCTTGGCACTGGcaccctggctgtccccag CAAATGCCCTGAGGGCACCTGCGACGGCTGCACCTTCCATTTCCTGTGGGTGACGGCCGAGGGATGCCCCCGCTGCTCCAGCTTCCACCACCGCCCCATCGTCGGCGCCTGTATCGGCGGCGTTCAG AAAACCACCTACGTGTGGCGGGAGCCCCGGCTGTGCCACGGCGGGGACGCGCTGCCGCCACAGGTGATCCAGGCGTGCCGGAGCGTGGATTTTTGGCTAAAACTGGGAATTTCCACTGGGACATGCATGGCTGTCTTGCTGGCCGCGCTCGCCGcttatttctggaaaaagacTCAAAA
- the KIAA1324 gene encoding UPF0577 protein KIAA1324 homolog isoform X2, with protein MAGIGARWMPLVLCLAVTVSPARTGEQLHVCKESEYHYEYTACDSSGSRWRVAVPHTPGLCTGLPDPVRGTACSFSCKAGEFLEMQAQMCRPCAAGTYSLGTGVRFDEWDEVPHGFANVATNLEVDDGFGDAAGNCTASTWVPLGDYVASNTDECTATLMYAVSLKQSGTVTFEYIYPDSSIVFEFFVQNDQCQPTVEESRWMRTTEKGWEFHSVELSRGNNVLYWRTTAFSVWSKVPKPVLVRNIGITGVAFTSECFPCKPGTFAPTAGSTACQPCPADTFSGKGATACQPCDPDTYAEPGSGSCKPRPPCTDKDFFYTHTACDAGGETQLMYKWAEPKICSEELPQAARLPPSGVKTRCPPCNPGFAKGNGSTCQPCPYGSYSNGSACLSCPAGTEPALGLEYKWWNVLPPNMETTVLSGINFEYKGIAGWEVAGDYIYTAAGASDSDFMILTLVVPGFSPPSPVLEDTESREVGRITFVFETLCSVGCELYFMVGVNSRTNTPVETWTGSTGKQSYTYVVEKNATMSFTWAFQRTPYHEAGRRFTSDVAKLYSVNVTNVQGGVASFCRPCAPQPAGSCTPCSPGSAVDPGSGTCQPCPPGTYLRGHPSDGTPTCQPCGPGTHSNQLRSLCYNNCSLALALPGRMLHFEFPALGMGAGVGTGPSFTPKGLRYSHHFRLSPCGHQGRKMASCADNVTAGRGDAARVVTSYVCQSILVPPDITGARTAVSSQPVSLGDRLLGVTTSSVLDGIVSPPELFPPSHPDLPDIIFFFRSNDMTQPCSGGRATTIRLRCDPLRLGTGTLAVPSKCPEGTCDGCTFHFLWVTAEGCPRCSSFHHRPIVGACIGGVQKTTYVWREPRLCHGGDALPPQVIQACRSVDFWLKLGISTGTCMAVLLAALAAYFWKKTQKLEYKYSKLVMNAAARESEATSPDSCAIMEGEDAEDELLFATEMSLFGKLKALTAKRMPDGFDSVPLKTSSSSTDREL; from the exons ATGGCCGGTATCGGAGCCCGGTGGATGCCGCTGGTGCTGTGTTTGGCTGTCACCGTGTCACCGGCACGCACCGGGGAGCAGCTACACGTCTGCAAGGAG TCCGAGTACCACTACGAGTACACAGCATGTGACAGCTCAGGCTCGCGCTGGAGGGTGGCTGTGCCACACACGCCTGGACTCTGCACCGGCCTGCCCGACCCCGTCAGGGGCACTGCGTGCT CATTCTCCTGCAAGGCGGGTGAGTTCCTGGAGATGCAGGCACAGATGTGCCGGCCCTGCGCTGCGGGCACCTACTCACTGGGCACTGGCGTCCGCTTCGATGAGTGGGACGAGGTGCCCCATGGCTTCGCCAACGTGGCCACCAACCTGGAGGTGGATGACGGCTTTGGCGATGCGGCAGGGAACTGCACAGC GTCAACATGGGTGCCACTGGGGGACTACGTGGCCTCCAACACGGATGAATGCACGGCCACCCTCATGTATGCTGTGAGCCTCAAGCAGTCGGGGACTGTCACCTTCGAGTACATCTACCCGGACAGCAGCATCGTCTTCGAGTTCTTC GTGCAGAATGACCAGTGCCAGCCCACGGTGGAGGAGTCCCGCTGGATGCGGACGACAGAGAAAGGCTGGGAATTCCACAGC GTGGAGCTGAGTCGCGGGAACAACGTGCTGTACTGGCGGACCACCGCCTTCTCCGTCTGGTCCAAGGTGCCTAAACCGGTGCTGGTGAGGAACATCGGCATTACAG gggtGGCCTTCACCTCCGAGTGCTTCCCCTGCAAACCCGGCACCTTCGCCCCCACCGCCGGCTCAACCgcctgccagccctgtcccGCCGACACCTTCTCTGGCAAAGGGGCCACCGCCTGCCAGCCCTGTGACCCCGATACCTACGCCG AGCCCGGCTCGGGGTCCTGCAAGCCCCGCCCCCCCTGCACGGACAAGGATTTCTTCTACACCCACACGGCCTGTGACGCCGGCGGGGAG ACCCAGCTGATGTACAAGTGGGCAGAGCCGAAGATCTGCAGTGAGGAGCTGCCGCAGGCGGCCCGGCTGCCACCCTCGGGAGTCAAGACCCGGTGCCCACCCTGCAACCCTGGCTTTGCCAAAGGCAATGGCAGCacctgccagccctgtccctaTGGCTCCTACTCCAACGGCTCCG cctgcctCAGCTGCCCAGCGGGCACTGAGCCGGCGCTGGGCTTGGAGTACAAGTGGTGGAACGTGCTGCCCCCCAACATGGAGACCACTGTGCTCAGCGGCATCAACTTCGAGTACAAGGGCATCGCAG gctgggaggTAGCCGGGGACTACATTTACACGGCAGCTGGAGCGTCTGACAGCGACTTCATGATCCTCACGCTGGTGGTCCCTGGCTTCAG CCCTCCGAGCCCAGTGCTGGAGgacacagagagcagggaggtgggCAGGATCACCTTCGTCTTTGAGACGCTGTGCAGCGTTGGCTGTGAACTCTACTTTATGGTG GGTGTCAACTCCCGCACCAACACTCCGGTGGAGACGTGGACAGGCTCCACAGGGAAACAATCCTACACCTACGTGGTGGAGAAGAACGCGACCATGAGCTTCACCTGGGCCTTCCAGCGCACCCCCTACCATGAAGCG GGCCGGCGGTTCACCAGTGATGTGGCCAAGCTGTACAGTGTCAACGTCACCAACGTGCAGGGGGGGGTGGCCTCCTTCTGCcgcccctgtgccccccagcccgCTGGGTCCTGCACCCCATGTtcccctggcagtgctgtggacCCCGGCTCAGgcacctgccagccctgcccgccTGGCACCTACCTGCGGGGTCACCCCTCCGACGGGACACccacctgccagccctgcggccctGGCACACACAGCAATCAG ctgcGGTCGCTATGCTACAACAactgcagcctggcactggcGCTGCCAGGCCGGATGCTGCACTTTGAGTTCCCGGCTCTGGGCAtgggtgctggggtgggcaCCGGGCCCAGCTTCACCCCCAAGGGGCTGCGCTACAGCCACCACTTCCGCCTCAGCCCCTGCGGGCACCAG GGCAGGAAGATGGCCTCGTGTGCTGACAATGTGACGGCAGGTCGGGGGGACGCTGCCCGTGTGGTCACCTCTTACGTGTGCCAGAGCATTCTGGTGCCCCCTGACATCACCGGTGCCCGCACAGCTGTGTCTTCTCAGCCTGTCAGCCTGGGCGACCGCCTGCTGG GTGTCACCACCAGCTCCGTGCTGGACGGCATTGTGTCTCCCCCAGAGCTCTTCCCCCCCAGCCACCCTGACCTGCCTGACATCATCTTCTTCTTCAG GTCCAACGACATgacacagccctgcagtggTGGCCGGGCCACCACCATCCGCCTGCGCTGTGACCCCCTGCGCCTTGGCACTGGcaccctggctgtccccag CAAATGCCCTGAGGGCACCTGCGACGGCTGCACCTTCCATTTCCTGTGGGTGACGGCCGAGGGATGCCCCCGCTGCTCCAGCTTCCACCACCGCCCCATCGTCGGCGCCTGTATCGGCGGCGTTCAG AAAACCACCTACGTGTGGCGGGAGCCCCGGCTGTGCCACGGCGGGGACGCGCTGCCGCCACAGGTGATCCAGGCGTGCCGGAGCGTGGATTTTTGGCTAAAACTGGGAATTTCCACTGGGACATGCATGGCTGTCTTGCTGGCCGCGCTCGCCGcttatttctggaaaaagacTCAAAA
- the TMEM167B gene encoding protein kish-B translates to MTNVYSLDGLLVFGLLLVCTCAYLRKVPRLRTWLLSERRGVWGVCHKAAVIGTRLHVAVSVSCLLMAFYVLVGK, encoded by the exons ATGACCAACG TTTACTCCCTGGACGGGCTCCTGGTGTTCGGGCTGCTACTGGTTTGCACTTGTGCGTACCTGCGGAAGGTGCCCCGACTGCGCACCTGGCTCCTGTCCGAGCGCAGGGGGGTCTGGGGAGTCTGCCACAAGG ctgctgtgattGGGACCCGCCTGCACGTGGCTGTGTCTGTGTCCTGTCTTCTCATGGCCTTCTACGTCCTTGTGGGGAAGTGA
- the LOC116455395 gene encoding protein FAM107B-like produces the protein MIRWFCGAGPGCAPAPPAPRVQGQGELALRTWSLSQSERDDDKALRSSAVLEGDRSDVLSLDLAPDGHRGLIQPKKVPNPIRESRSHRDLHRELLFSHSRGILPRHRAELPRVLESLRLRQLREELRGPPSDLEQQLRKRHQRLEEHERGVAGPEPDPRPEFLLVRDSLRKMKLEEAGARQT, from the exons ATGATCCGCTGGTTCTGTGGGGCTGGCCCCGGCTGtgctcctgcacccccagcccccagggTGCAGGGACAAGGAGAGCTGGCACTGAGGACATGGAGCCTTTCACAGAGCGAGAGG GATGATGACAAAGCCTTGAGGAGCAGCGCGGTGCTGG AAGGTGACAGGAGCGATGTTCTCTCCCTGGACCTGGCCCCTGATGGCCACAGGGGCCTCATTCAGCCTAAGAAGGTGCCAAACCCGATACGGGAGTCCCGGAGCCACCGGGACCTGCACCGGGAGCTGCTCTTCAGCCACAGCAG GGGGATCCTGCCCCGGCACAGGGCTGAGCTCCCGCGGGTGCTGGAGAGCCTCCGGCTGAGGCAGCTGCGGGAGGAGCTGCGGGGGCCCCCGTCCgacctggagcagcagctgaggaagcgCCACCAGAGACTTGAGGAG cacGAGCGGGGGGTGGCTGGGCCAGAGCCGGACCCTCGCCCCGAGTTCCTGCTGGTGAGGGACAGCCTGCGGAAGATGAAGCTGGAGGAGGCGGGTGCCCGGCAGACGTGA
- the INAVA gene encoding LOW QUALITY PROTEIN: innate immunity activator protein (The sequence of the model RefSeq protein was modified relative to this genomic sequence to represent the inferred CDS: inserted 2 bases in 1 codon; substituted 1 base at 1 genomic stop codon), which produces MPCHINMNQTMVKHLTPCHVMPCHQEPRHTVRSRATHPIPYSAMQCHSMPHSAVPCRTVPCRVIPFRAVRCSAAGRGLGQVLLPPLLPPLKPRPVRAPAQQSRQRRRAQDLPPAQTEKKGKLAEVRSETSWGGSEGPPRPPAAPRPPLSPSRVSPFPRPALSAPFIYGSRRGMGEASDTDSGIMLHSGPDSPVSPPKERVQAGRRQQQALEARLDGCVQELRRLCLREAELTGTLPREYPLKAGEKPPKVRRRIGAAFKLDEIVVLRGVDPLERERALQLQIAEASRRLCHEENIDRRVRKRRQTAALREEQKLRDLEQVLIQRRLLAGQRDTSTAEELSASDESSMSDAGLLEEEDTRPPGPATPRRSPSPKDPAEEEEESGLXXRPPPTPWQETSLDRPYERAKNASVDPEDGETQSSQCYLGSLMAAPASSLAPGSPDPTGSPASRIGDPPYRFIPMRTLVLCRQAGSSAPSTPEPSGRRAQTQSLRVDPCWQPAEPRGRSVAPRRRPTYYTVTVPTSCILSPGPACRSGSDDSISDLSSISHATSPGSSSPDVSFAVPLPLTEPGYHPRGALQFLPSAGPPTFLYEQDLAPLRYQRLVPSRSRIVRTPSLKDYAPAGARGLSKAAVTEELKSWHQRAQLRGARPHSLDRQGAFRRPHGGTTREGPIARGVLSLVQGPPVQVLRRSAAGVPVQVYVPENGEIVTQV; this is translated from the exons atgccatgccataTCAACATGAACCAAACCATGGTAAAACATCTCACACCATGCCATGTCATGCCGTGCCACCAAGAGCCACGCCACACTGTACGTTCCCGTGCCACCCACCCCATACCATACAGTGCCATGCAGTGCCATTCCATGCCACACagtgccgtgccgtgccgtaCCGTGCCGTGCCGTGTCATTCCATTCCGTGCCGTGCGGTGCAGCGCAGCGGGGCGGGGACTGGGGCAGGTGTTGCTCCCCCCGCTCCTCCCTCCGCTCAAGCCCAGACCCGTCCGTGCCCCGGCGCAGCAGagccggcagcggcggcgggccCAG GATCTGCCGCCAGCCCAGAcggaaaagaaaggaaaactggcaGAGGTGCGCAGTGAAACCAGCTGGGGCGGGAGCGAGgggcccccgcgcccccccgccGCACCCCGACCACCTTTGAGCCCTTCAAGAGTGTCACCCTTCCCCCGCCCCGCGTTGTCCGCACCCTTTATTTATG GGTCCCGGCGCGGCATGGGGGAGGCAAGTGACACGGACAGCGGGATCATGCTGCACTCGG GCCCCGACAGCCCGGTGTCCCCGCCGAAGGAGCGGGTGCAGGcggggcggcggcagcagcaggcGCTGGAGGCGCGGCTCGACGGCTGCGTCCAGGAGCTGCGGCGGCTGTGCCTGCGGGAGGCG GAGCTGACAGGCACCCTGCCCCGCGAGTACCCCCTGAAAGCCGGCGAGAAGCCCCCCAAAGTCCGGCGCAGGATCGGGGCTGCCTTCAAGCTGGATGAGATTGTCGTTCTGCGTGGGGTG GACCCTCTGGAACGGGAGCgggcactgcagctgcagattGCCGAGGCCTCCCGCCGGCTCTGCCACGAGGAGAACATTGACCGGCGGGTGCGGAAGAGGCGGCAGACGGCGGCGCTCCGGGAGGAGCAGAAGCTGCGGGACCTGGAGCAGGTCCTGATCCAGCGGCggctcctggcagggcagcGGGACACAAGCACTGCCGAGG AGCTCAGTGCCTCCGACGAGAGCTCCATGTCTGACGCCGGCCTGCTGGAGGAGG AGGACACACGGCCACCAGGACCTGCCACCCCACGGAGGTCCCCATCTCCAAAGGACCCcgccgaggaggaggaggagtcaGGGCT CTGACGGCCCCCCCCCACTCCCTGGCAGGAGACCAGCCTGGACAGACCCTATGAGAGGGCCAAAAATGCCAGTGTGGACCCTGAGGATGGGGAAACCCAGAGCTCCCAGTGCTATCTTGGGTCCCTGATGGCTGCCCCCGCCAGCTCCTTGGCCCCCGGCAGCCCTGACCCCACAGGCTCCCCAGCATCCAGGATAGGGGACCCTCCCTACCGGTTCATCCCCATGCGGACCCTGGTGCTGTGCCGGCAGGCGGGTTCCAGCGCTCCCAGCACCCCAGAGCCATCAGGACGGCGGGCACAGACCCAGTCCCTGAG GGTGGACCCGTGCTGGCAGCCAGCCGAGCCGCGGGGCCGCAGCGTCGCACCCCGCCGGCGCCCCACCTACTACACGGTCACCGTGCCCACCTCCTGCATCCTGAGCCCCGGGCCCGCGTGCCGCTCTGGCTCCGATGACAGCATCTCCGAcctctccagcatctcccacgccacctccccgggcagcagcagccctgacGTGTCCTTTGCAGTTCCGCTGCCCCTTACCGAGCCTGGTTACCACCCGCGAGGTGCCCTCCAGTTCCTGCCGTCCGCTGGCCCCCCGACTTTCCTGTACGAGCAGGATCTGGCCCCGCTGCGGTACCAGCGCCTGGTGCCCTCCCGCAGCCGCATTGTGCGCACGCCCTCGCTCAAGGACTACGCGCCCGCTGGGGCCCGGGGGCTCTCCAAGGCTGCCGTCACTGAGGAGCTCAAGTCGTGGCACCAACgtgcccagctgaggggtgCCCGGCCCCACTCCCTTGACCGGCAAGGGGCTTTCCGGAGACCCCATGGTGGGACCACTAGGGAGGGGCCCATTGCTCGTggagtcctgtcactggttcaG ggccccccgGTGCAGGTGCTGCGACGCTCAGCAGCCGGCGTGCCTGTGCAGGTCTACGTGCCCGAGAACGGTGAGATCGTCACACAAGTGTGA
- the SHISA4 gene encoding protein shisa-4 has protein sequence MGPGGAGSGWPLAGTLLVAVAASMVAGGEDCLWYVDRNGSWHPGFDCEFFTFCCGTCHQRYCCRDPLRLLTERQQRHCLAFSPKTIAGIASAVVLFIAIVTTIVCCFMCSCCYLYQRRRHPPTPLQGPEIPLCSYPPAAPPAPFPMDPKAGPMPPQPGFTPMAMYPSPSPAVQYPMYPSGPPAYNPTAPPPYTPAQPSYPGA, from the exons aTGGGGCccggcggcgccgggagcggcTGGCCCCTGGCCGGGACCCTGCTGGTGGCCGTGGCCGCCTCGATGG TGGCCGGGGGCGAGGACTGCCTGTGGTACGTGGACAGAAACGGGTCATGGCACCCTGGCTTCGACTGCGAGTTCTTCACCTTCTGCTGTGGCACGTGCCACCAGCGGTACTGCTGCCGAGACCCTCTGCGCCTGCTCACCGAGCGCCAGCAGCGCCACTGCCTTGCCTTCAG CCCCAAGACCATCGCGGGCATCGCCTCAGCCGTGGTGCTTTTCATCGCCATCGTCACCACCATCGTCTGCTGCTTCATGTGCTCCTGCTGCTACTTGTACCAGCGCCGGCGgcacccccccacccccctgcaag GCCCGGAAATCCCCTTGTGCAGCTACCCCcccgcagctcctccagctcccttcCCCATGGACCCCAAAGCCGGCCCTAtgcctccccagcctggcttcACCCCCATGGCCATGTACCCCTCGCCCAGCCCTGCCGTCCAGTACCCCATGTACCCCTCCGGCCCCCCTGCCTAcaaccccacag CACCACCGCCCTACACCCCGGCACAGCCCAGCTACCCTGGAGCATAG